Proteins encoded by one window of Miscanthus floridulus cultivar M001 unplaced genomic scaffold, ASM1932011v1 fs_115_2_3, whole genome shotgun sequence:
- the LOC136530377 gene encoding peroxisomal membrane protein 11-5-like: MGSLDTVRGDLALVILYLNKAEARDKICRAIQYGSKFLSNGEPGPAQNVDKSTSLARKVFRLFKFVNDLHALISPPAKGTPLPLILLGKSKNAMLSTFLFLDQIVWAGRTGIYKNKERAEFLGRIAFYCFLGSNTCTTIIELAELQRLSASMKKLEKELKHQELYKNEQYRMKLQKSNERLLALIKSSLDIVVAVGLLQLAPKKVTPRVTGAFGFASSLIACYQLLPSPPAKSK; this comes from the exons ATGGGTTCTCTGGACACCGTGAGAGGAGACCTTGCTCTGGTTATTTTGTACCTAAACAAGGCTGAGGCAAGGGATAAAATCTGCAGAGCGATACAGTATGGATCAAAGTTCCTGAGTAATGGAGAACCAGGGCCTGCACAGAATGTCGACAAGTCAACTAGTCTGGCTCGGAAAGTTTTCCGGCTTTTTAAG TTTGTCAACGATCTTCATGCTTTAATTAGTCCTCCTGCCAAAGGAACTCCACTTCCACTGATCTTACTCGGGAAG TCGAAGAATGCGATGCTGTCAACTTTCCTCTTCCTGGACCAAATTGTGTGGGCTGGGAGGACAGGAATATACAAG AACAAGGAGCGGGCAGAGTTCCTTGGAAGGATAGCATTTTATTGCTTCCTCGGTTCTAACACCTGCACAACTATTATCGAG CTAGCTGAGCTCCAACGGTTGTCCGCTTCAATGAAGAAGCTAGAGAAGGAGCTGAAACACCAAGAGTTGTACAAG AACGAGCAGTACCGGATGAAGCTGCAGAAGTCCAACGAGCGGCTGCTCGCCCTCATCAAGTCGAGCCTCGACATCGTGGTTGCCGTGGGGCTGCTGCAGCTGGCGCCGAAGAAGGTGACCCCTCGTGTCACGGGCGCGTTCGGTTTCGCCAGCTCGCTGATCGCTTGCTACCAG CTGCTTCCGAGCCCACCAGCGAAGAGCAAGTGA